One Campylobacter concisus DNA segment encodes these proteins:
- the topA gene encoding type I DNA topoisomerase, protein MKSLIIVESPAKAKTIKNFLDKSYNVIASKGHIRDLPKTSFGIKIEDDKFTPEYRISSDHSAIVKEIKELAKGADEIYLATDEDREGEAIAFHIANAIGKEPTSLPRIVFHEITKSAIQNALKSPRHVDMNSVNAQQTRRLLDRIVGYKLSPLLNLKIQKGLSAGRVQSAALKIIVDREREIQAFKPVEYYTIDTVFKKDLDAELVKFENQKIEKLTIQNPDRAKYIIENLQNEKFSVREIESKDRKIQPSPPFMTSTLQQSASNRLGFSPKKTMMIAQSLYEGVQTHEGFMGAITYMRTDSLNLAKEAVAAAREHILQNYGKEYLPAKAISYTTSSKAAQEAHEAIRPTNLNFTPQIAAKFLEKDALKLYTLIYNRFLACQMSACVSQTQNVYVASEKGEFKISGRKVLFDGFYKVYGELDKDKILPNLKKGGEMSLQSIKSTQNFTEPPARYSEAGLVKKLESLGIGRPSTYAPTISLLTSRDYVRIEKKQLIPNEIAFSMIGVLEEHFSNIVDSEFTSHLEEKLDEIALDKADWQKVLSDFYYPFMEKISAGKTGIKSLKTATPIGEKCPECGSELVLRKGRYGEFIACSNFPKCKYSRNVAKDNEKSAETGTATAAKPKRELKKLDVPCPKCGGEIVERFSRRGKFYGCANYPKCDFISNYEPVAQKCDECGGDMIKKELKKGTFIECTKCKKKTLVSEN, encoded by the coding sequence ATGAAAAGCTTAATCATTGTGGAATCTCCTGCAAAAGCAAAGACTATCAAAAATTTCTTAGATAAAAGCTACAACGTCATCGCCTCAAAAGGTCACATCAGAGACCTGCCAAAAACGAGCTTTGGCATCAAGATAGAGGATGATAAATTTACCCCAGAGTATCGCATCAGCAGCGATCACTCCGCCATCGTAAAAGAGATAAAAGAGCTTGCTAAGGGTGCTGATGAAATTTATCTCGCGACCGATGAGGATAGAGAGGGTGAGGCGATCGCGTTTCACATCGCAAATGCCATCGGCAAAGAGCCAACCAGCCTGCCTCGCATCGTCTTTCACGAGATCACCAAAAGCGCCATACAAAACGCTCTAAAAAGCCCAAGACACGTCGATATGAACAGCGTCAATGCCCAGCAAACAAGGCGTTTGCTCGACCGCATAGTTGGCTACAAGCTAAGCCCGCTTTTAAATTTAAAGATACAAAAAGGCTTAAGCGCTGGACGTGTGCAAAGTGCAGCTTTAAAGATAATAGTCGACCGCGAGCGTGAAATTCAGGCATTTAAACCAGTTGAATACTACACTATCGACACCGTTTTTAAAAAAGATCTAGACGCCGAGCTAGTTAAATTTGAAAACCAAAAGATCGAAAAGCTAACCATCCAAAATCCAGACCGCGCAAAATACATCATTGAAAATTTACAAAATGAGAAATTTAGCGTCCGTGAGATCGAGAGCAAGGATAGAAAGATCCAGCCAAGTCCGCCATTTATGACCTCAACACTTCAGCAAAGTGCGAGCAACCGCCTTGGCTTTAGCCCTAAAAAGACAATGATGATCGCACAAAGCCTCTATGAGGGCGTGCAAACTCACGAGGGCTTCATGGGTGCGATCACATATATGAGAACAGACAGCTTAAATTTAGCCAAAGAGGCCGTCGCTGCCGCTAGAGAGCATATCCTCCAAAACTACGGCAAAGAGTACTTGCCAGCCAAAGCGATCAGCTACACAACAAGCTCAAAGGCAGCGCAAGAAGCCCACGAAGCAATCCGCCCTACAAATTTAAACTTCACACCTCAAATCGCCGCTAAATTTTTAGAAAAAGATGCGCTCAAACTCTACACGCTCATCTACAATAGATTTTTAGCCTGCCAAATGAGCGCATGTGTGAGCCAAACGCAAAATGTCTATGTCGCAAGCGAAAAAGGCGAGTTTAAGATAAGCGGCAGAAAGGTGCTATTTGACGGCTTTTACAAGGTTTATGGCGAGCTTGACAAGGATAAAATTTTGCCAAATTTAAAAAAGGGCGGCGAGATGAGTTTGCAAAGCATAAAAAGCACGCAAAACTTCACCGAGCCACCAGCCAGGTACTCTGAAGCTGGCCTTGTTAAAAAGCTAGAAAGCCTAGGAATTGGCCGCCCAAGCACATACGCACCGACCATCTCGCTGCTAACATCAAGAGACTACGTAAGGATCGAGAAAAAGCAGCTCATACCAAACGAGATCGCATTTAGCATGATAGGCGTTTTGGAGGAGCACTTTAGCAACATCGTCGATAGCGAATTTACCTCGCATCTTGAAGAAAAGCTCGATGAGATCGCACTTGACAAGGCTGACTGGCAAAAGGTGCTAAGCGACTTTTACTATCCATTTATGGAAAAAATAAGCGCTGGCAAAACTGGCATAAAAAGCCTAAAAACAGCCACTCCGATCGGCGAGAAATGCCCAGAGTGTGGAAGCGAGCTAGTGCTTAGAAAGGGCAGATATGGCGAGTTTATCGCTTGCTCAAATTTCCCAAAATGCAAATACTCAAGAAACGTCGCAAAAGATAATGAAAAGAGCGCAGAAACTGGCACTGCAACGGCAGCTAAGCCAAAACGCGAGCTCAAAAAACTTGACGTGCCATGTCCAAAATGTGGCGGCGAGATCGTTGAGAGATTTAGCAGGCGTGGTAAATTTTATGGATGTGCCAACTATCCAAAATGCGACTTCATCTCAAACTACGAGCCAGTCGCGCAAAAATGCGATGAGTGCGGCGGCGATATGATCAAAAAAGAGCTAAAAAAAGGCACATTTATAGAGTGCACAAAGTGCAAGAAAAAGACACTTGTCTCTGAAAATTAA
- a CDS encoding flagellin B, giving the protein MSFRINTNVNALNTHANAVSNNVDLSKSLNKLSSGLRIQTAADDASGLSIADSLRSQASALGQAIANGNDAIGIIQVADKAMDEQLKVLDTIKTKATQSAQDGQTTQSRQALQADIVRLMEELDNIGNTTSFNGQQLLNGTFSNKEFQIGAYSNQTVKASIGATTSDKIGLTRFESSKLLTGTDKVSLKFLSVDGVNDISIASTKISTGLGTGVGKLAENINKTSDKTGIRATFDVTRTMSTSIVSVSIKSFAINGVKIGDLDVKENDSNGALVNAINAVKDQTGVEASINTEGKMVLTSRDGRAFSVSGDNISKAIGMKKDQVFVGRINLVRLDGRDIKLSAKGAAGGDALKLESEAFSAKGGAQASVALRDVRGQIDGKLASAMGFQRMTKVLTVAQSAGVMTLKGAMAVMDIAESAQKTLDQVRSDLGSVQNQLQATVNNITVTQVNVKSAESQIRDVDFASESANFSKHNILAQSGAYAMSQANSVQQNVMKLLQ; this is encoded by the coding sequence ATGAGTTTTCGTATTAACACAAACGTAAACGCACTTAACACACACGCTAACGCAGTTAGCAACAACGTTGACCTATCTAAGTCACTTAACAAACTTAGTTCTGGTCTTAGAATTCAAACAGCTGCAGATGACGCTTCAGGTCTATCTATCGCAGATAGCTTAAGAAGCCAAGCTTCAGCTCTAGGTCAAGCTATTGCAAATGGTAATGATGCTATTGGTATCATCCAAGTTGCCGACAAAGCTATGGACGAGCAGTTAAAAGTTCTTGACACTATCAAGACTAAAGCTACTCAATCAGCTCAAGACGGCCAAACAACTCAATCACGCCAAGCATTGCAAGCTGATATCGTTCGTCTAATGGAGGAGCTTGACAATATCGGTAACACTACTTCATTTAACGGTCAGCAACTACTAAACGGAACATTCTCTAATAAAGAGTTCCAAATAGGCGCTTACTCAAACCAAACTGTTAAAGCAAGTATTGGTGCGACTACATCTGACAAGATCGGTCTTACACGTTTTGAGAGTTCAAAACTACTAACTGGTACAGATAAAGTTAGCCTTAAATTCTTAAGCGTTGATGGTGTAAATGATATTAGTATAGCTTCTACTAAGATATCAACTGGTCTTGGAACTGGTGTTGGTAAATTAGCAGAAAATATCAATAAAACATCTGATAAGACAGGCATTAGAGCTACATTTGATGTAACTAGAACTATGTCAACTTCTATAGTAAGCGTATCTATCAAAAGCTTTGCTATCAACGGCGTTAAAATCGGCGACCTTGATGTAAAAGAAAACGATAGCAACGGCGCACTAGTAAATGCGATCAACGCTGTTAAAGATCAAACAGGTGTTGAAGCTTCTATCAATACAGAAGGTAAAATGGTTCTAACAAGCCGTGACGGTCGTGCGTTTAGCGTTTCAGGTGATAACATCTCAAAAGCAATCGGTATGAAAAAAGACCAAGTTTTCGTTGGTCGTATCAACCTTGTTCGCCTTGATGGTAGAGATATCAAACTATCTGCAAAAGGCGCAGCTGGCGGTGATGCTCTAAAACTAGAGTCAGAAGCTTTCTCAGCAAAAGGTGGTGCTCAAGCTTCAGTTGCTTTAAGAGATGTAAGAGGTCAAATAGACGGCAAACTAGCTAGTGCTATGGGCTTCCAAAGAATGACTAAAGTGCTTACAGTAGCTCAATCAGCTGGTGTAATGACACTAAAAGGCGCAATGGCTGTTATGGACATCGCTGAGTCAGCTCAAAAAACACTTGATCAAGTTCGTTCAGACCTTGGTTCAGTTCAAAACCAACTTCAAGCTACAGTTAACAACATCACTGTAACTCAAGTTAACGTAAAATCAGCAGAATCACAAATCAGGGACGTAGATTTTGCTAGCGAGTCTGCTAACTTCTCAAAACATAACATCCTAGCTCAATCAGGTGCTTATGCTATGAGTCAAGCAAACAGCGTTCAACAAAACGTAATGAAACTTCTACAATAA
- a CDS encoding oxidoreductase, which produces MLTDKVVVVTGGAGRIGSAFIRAIAGQNGVGVIAEVDTKRANLLKDEITSAQKDARIEVLQIDISDANSINEAINFLHSKYGHIDALVNNAYPKSKNYGKKFFEIDMDDFNAFLNLHLGGYFNISQNFIRYFLRQGHGNIINISSIQGIGAPAFETYEGTNMHSPVEYTVVKHGLLGMTKYMAKMFKKDNIRVNAISPGGILDGQPEPFLSQYKKRCGTKGMLDANDICGALVYLLSDSSKYLNGQNIVVDDGFSL; this is translated from the coding sequence ATGCTAACAGATAAGGTTGTAGTAGTTACAGGGGGAGCTGGTAGGATAGGAAGCGCTTTTATAAGAGCGATTGCTGGCCAAAACGGAGTTGGTGTGATAGCAGAGGTCGATACAAAAAGAGCAAATTTATTAAAAGATGAGATTACAAGCGCGCAAAAAGATGCGAGGATCGAGGTTTTGCAAATTGATATCAGTGATGCAAATTCTATCAATGAAGCTATAAATTTCTTGCATTCAAAATATGGTCACATAGATGCACTAGTGAATAATGCCTATCCAAAAAGTAAAAATTACGGTAAGAAATTTTTTGAGATCGACATGGATGATTTTAATGCCTTTTTAAATTTACATCTTGGCGGATACTTTAATATCTCACAAAATTTCATCAGGTATTTTTTAAGGCAAGGTCATGGTAATATCATAAACATCTCATCCATTCAAGGTATCGGAGCGCCTGCCTTTGAGACATATGAGGGGACAAATATGCACTCTCCAGTCGAATACACAGTCGTAAAACACGGCCTTCTTGGTATGACAAAATATATGGCAAAGATGTTTAAAAAAGATAATATCCGCGTGAATGCCATAAGTCCTGGAGGGATTTTGGACGGACAGCCTGAGCCATTTTTAAGCCAATATAAAAAGAGATGTGGCACAAAAGGCATGCTTGACGCAAATGATATATGTGGGGCTTTGGTGTATCTGCTAAGTGACTCTTCAAAATATCTAAATGGACAAAATATCGTAGTTGATGATGGCTTTAGCCTATAA
- a CDS encoding cytidylyltransferase domain-containing protein translates to MSNVLCTICARGGSKGVKGKNVRELCGKPLIAHTIEQAIASNLFEHIVISTDSDLIAEAAVKYGAEVFFKRDATMASDTAGKLDVIKDVFLKSEEHYGRKFDYEIDLDATSPLRDVSDITNSFEQFLRDDNDNLITAMPSRRSPYFNLVEIYPDGHVALAKTLPNAILCRQDAPKTYDMNASIYIWKREVLLNNDTLFLSKTGLYVMDEDRSIDIDCELDFKFVEFLMKEKNANR, encoded by the coding sequence ATGAGTAATGTTTTATGTACGATATGCGCAAGAGGCGGTAGTAAGGGAGTAAAGGGCAAAAATGTGCGCGAGCTTTGCGGCAAGCCACTTATAGCTCACACCATAGAGCAGGCAATAGCATCAAATTTGTTTGAACATATAGTTATTAGCACAGATAGCGACCTGATAGCAGAAGCAGCTGTAAAGTACGGTGCGGAGGTCTTTTTTAAAAGAGATGCTACTATGGCTAGTGATACAGCAGGAAAGCTTGATGTTATAAAAGATGTTTTTTTAAAGAGTGAGGAACATTATGGACGTAAATTTGACTACGAAATCGACCTTGATGCTACATCTCCACTTCGTGATGTAAGCGATATAACAAATTCTTTTGAGCAGTTTTTGCGTGATGATAATGACAACTTAATAACCGCTATGCCAAGCAGAAGAAGTCCATATTTTAATTTAGTTGAAATTTATCCAGATGGACATGTAGCGCTAGCAAAAACTTTACCAAATGCTATTTTATGCCGTCAAGATGCACCAAAGACTTATGATATGAACGCTTCTATTTACATCTGGAAGCGTGAAGTTTTGCTAAATAATGACACTTTATTTTTATCAAAAACCGGACTTTATGTGATGGATGAAGATAGATCGATCGATATAGATTGTGAGCTTGATTTTAAATTTGTAGAGTTTTTAATGAAGGAAAAAAATGCTAACAGATAA
- a CDS encoding Gfo/Idh/MocA family protein, whose amino-acid sequence MKALVIGYGSIGKRHCEVLETLVQIDEICLVTSQDVAGKVCYKNLEEVSNLDKFDYFVIATPTFLHLENLKFIDERVSGKIILCEKPLFEKKYKFTPKNNKIFVGYVLRFHPLLQQLKEFLKNEKILYLNANCGQYLPSWRSGDYRRCYSASKEKGGGVLLDLSHELDYAMWLCGKFENLMSFQGKISNLEITSDDLCMIFGKTKMDAIVNVSIDYLSHITHRSLRVECEGSTYELDFMAGTLTKQDSSKQILNMPNLARNEMFLAMHKDVLGEQRYICSFDEGLDVMDAIDQIQRQNNE is encoded by the coding sequence ATGAAAGCTCTTGTTATAGGCTACGGTTCAATCGGCAAAAGACACTGCGAGGTCTTAGAGACTTTAGTACAGATAGATGAAATTTGCCTAGTTACTAGCCAGGATGTGGCTGGTAAAGTGTGCTATAAAAACTTAGAAGAGGTCTCAAATTTAGATAAGTTTGACTACTTCGTCATAGCAACTCCCACATTTTTACATCTAGAAAATTTGAAATTTATAGATGAAAGAGTGAGTGGCAAGATCATACTTTGTGAAAAGCCATTGTTTGAAAAAAAATATAAATTCACGCCCAAAAATAATAAAATTTTTGTAGGTTATGTGCTAAGGTTTCATCCATTGTTGCAACAGCTAAAAGAGTTTTTAAAAAACGAGAAAATTTTATATCTAAATGCCAATTGCGGTCAGTATCTACCAAGCTGGCGAAGTGGCGATTATAGAAGATGCTATAGTGCTAGCAAAGAAAAAGGTGGTGGCGTCTTGCTAGATCTTAGCCATGAGCTAGACTATGCTATGTGGTTATGTGGCAAATTTGAAAACCTAATGAGCTTTCAAGGTAAAATTTCAAATTTAGAGATAACAAGCGATGATCTATGTATGATTTTTGGTAAGACAAAAATGGATGCCATAGTAAATGTAAGCATTGACTATCTAAGCCATATCACACATAGAAGCTTGCGTGTGGAGTGCGAAGGCTCTACATATGAGCTTGACTTTATGGCAGGCACACTTACTAAGCAAGATAGTAGTAAGCAAATTTTAAATATGCCAAATTTGGCAAGAAACGAGATGTTTTTAGCTATGCATAAAGATGTTTTGGGTGAGCAAAGATATATTTGTAGCTTTGATGAGGGGCTAGATGTGATGGACGCGATAGATCAAATTCAAAGGCAAAACAATGAGTAA
- a CDS encoding nucleotidyltransferase family protein, whose protein sequence is MRIVNDIKLSINSTIKDALQTINNGGLQIAIVVDENDALVGTVTDGDIRRGLLNGLDLNSSVSLVVHKSPSIASVGDTKESILKIALAKKLHKIPLVDELGKLVGIEDIEDIIKPVGKTNRVILMVGGLGTRLRPLTQDTPKPMLKVGNKPILQTIVEKFAEYGFVNITMCVNFNASIIRDYFGDGKEFGVNIDYVLEQKRMGTAGALSLLKERPSEPFFVMNGDLLTNVNFEHIFNYHTLHKATATMCVREYDYEVPYGVVKMNDNKITAIAEKPVQKFFVSAGIYMLSPEILDLIPQDEFYDMPTLFEKAIAQDKNVISFPIHEYWIDIGRLEEYQKANEEYAKIF, encoded by the coding sequence ATGAGAATAGTAAACGATATAAAACTAAGTATAAATTCAACCATTAAAGATGCCTTACAGACTATTAACAACGGAGGGCTTCAAATAGCCATCGTTGTTGATGAAAACGACGCTCTAGTAGGTACGGTAACAGACGGTGATATCAGGCGTGGTTTGCTAAATGGCCTAGACCTAAACAGTAGCGTCAGCCTCGTAGTACATAAGAGCCCAAGTATAGCAAGTGTTGGTGATACGAAAGAGTCTATTTTAAAGATAGCACTTGCTAAAAAACTTCATAAAATTCCATTGGTTGACGAGCTTGGCAAGCTTGTGGGCATAGAAGACATCGAAGATATTATTAAGCCAGTTGGCAAGACAAATAGAGTTATCCTAATGGTAGGAGGCCTTGGCACTAGACTTAGACCACTCACACAAGATACGCCAAAGCCGATGCTAAAGGTTGGAAACAAGCCGATCCTTCAGACGATAGTCGAGAAATTTGCAGAGTATGGCTTTGTAAATATCACGATGTGCGTAAATTTTAATGCAAGCATCATTAGAGACTATTTTGGCGACGGAAAAGAATTTGGCGTAAATATCGACTATGTTTTAGAGCAAAAAAGGATGGGTACAGCAGGGGCGTTAAGCTTGCTAAAAGAGCGTCCAAGTGAGCCATTTTTTGTTATGAACGGCGATCTTCTTACAAATGTAAATTTCGAGCACATTTTTAACTATCACACGCTACATAAAGCCACAGCTACAATGTGCGTCAGAGAGTATGACTATGAGGTACCTTACGGCGTGGTAAAGATGAATGATAATAAAATAACTGCTATCGCAGAAAAACCAGTGCAGAAATTTTTTGTAAGTGCTGGGATATATATGCTCTCACCTGAAATTTTAGATCTAATTCCACAAGATGAGTTTTATGATATGCCTACACTCTTTGAAAAGGCGATAGCTCAAGACAAAAATGTAATCTCCTTTCCGATACATGAGTATTGGATAGACATAGGACGTCTTGAAGAGTATCAAAAGGCAAATGAAGAATATGCAAAGATATTTTAA